Below is a window of Streptomyces sp. WMMB303 DNA.
CTCGTCGGACTCGGCGGTGTACAGGCCGGTCGACAGATACTTCCAGCCGCCGTCCGCCACCAGGAAGACGATGTCGGCGCTCTCCCCCGCCTTCACGGCCCGGCGGCCCACCCCGATCGCGGCGTGCAGCGCGGCGCCGGTGGAGACACCGGCGAAGATGCCTTCCTGCGCGAGGAGTTCCCTGGTGCGGGTCACCGCGTCCGCGGAGCCGACCGAGAAGCGCGTGGTGAGCACCGACTCGTCGTAGAGCTCCGGCACGAAGCCCTCGTCCAGGTTGCGCAGCCCGTACACCAGGTCGTCGTAGCGCGGCTCGGCTGCCACGATCTTCACGTCCGGGCGGTGCTCGCGCAGATAGCGGCCCGCTCCCATCAGGGTGCCGGTGGTGCCGAGACCCGCCACGAAGTGGGTGACGGACGGCAGGTCGGCGAGGATCTCGGGGCCGGTGGTGGCGTAGTGCGCGCCCGCGTTGTCCGGGTTCCCGTACTGGTAGAGCATCACCCAGT
It encodes the following:
- a CDS encoding cysteine synthase, translating into MRYDSPLEAVGNTPLVRLARLSPSDQVRIWAKLEDRNPTGSIKDRPALHMVEQAEKDGRLRPGCTILEPTSGNTGISLAMAARLKGYRIVCVMPENTSEERRQLLAMWGAEIVSSPAAGGSNTAVRVAKELAAEHPDWVMLYQYGNPDNAGAHYATTGPEILADLPSVTHFVAGLGTTGTLMGAGRYLREHRPDVKIVAAEPRYDDLVYGLRNLDEGFVPELYDESVLTTRFSVGSADAVTRTRELLAQEGIFAGVSTGAALHAAIGVGRRAVKAGESADIVFLVADGGWKYLSTGLYTAESDEDAVAAVQGQLWA